The following proteins are encoded in a genomic region of Cryptomeria japonica chromosome 11, Sugi_1.0, whole genome shotgun sequence:
- the LOC131071584 gene encoding uncharacterized protein LOC131071584 has translation MESFGATVSLRGGCGLSALYDCNRSVHSPHSLKTRRLSVSSLHKKSDDERNTEASEETAGFPLIKFQGKDATSLQRLSKDTAMGLVLKAAGGTGWTTGSGMEGPAVSEGPSENTEIAEKSIYPWSLFTKSPRRRMRVAFTCGVCGQRTTRAINPHAYTDGTVFVQCAGCDVFHKLVDNLNLFHELNGSIYPRYDETSSKKPPHLKFLDMDDFPLF, from the exons ATGGAGAGCTTTGGAGCCACAGTATCTTTAAGGGGTGGTTGTGGATTATCCGCTCTCTATGATTGCAACAGGAGCGTCCATTCTCCTCATTCTCTAAAGACCAGAAGGCTTTCAGTATCTTCTCTTCACAAAAAGTCAG ACGATGAAAGGAACACAGAGGCATCTGAGGAGACAGCTGGGTTTCCTCTGATAAAATTTCAGGGGAAGGATGCTACATCCTTGCAGCGTCTTTCAAAG GATACAGCCATGGGTTTGGTACTAAAGGCAGCTGGGGGAACAGGATGGACCACAGGATCTGGAATGGAAGGGCCTGCTGTATCAGAAGGCCCAAGTGAAAATACTGAAATTGCTGAGAAGTCCATTTACCCATGGTCTCTCTTTACCAAATCCCCTCGACGACGGATGAGAGTTGCATTTACTTGTGGTGTTTGTGGCCAACGCACAACTCGTGCTATCAACCCACATGCCTATACAGATGGAACTGTTTTTGTTCAG tgtgcaggatgtgatgtttTCCACAAATTAGTGGATAATCTCAACCTTTTTCATGAGTTGAATGGCAGCATATACCCAAGATATGATGAGACAAGCTCAAAAAAGCCACCGCACTTGAAGTTTCTGGATATGGATGATTTTCCACTATTCTAA